One genomic window of Peromyscus maniculatus bairdii isolate BWxNUB_F1_BW_parent chromosome 2, HU_Pman_BW_mat_3.1, whole genome shotgun sequence includes the following:
- the Dnaja1 gene encoding dnaJ homolog subfamily A member 1: MVKETTYYDVLGVKPNATQEELKKAYRKLALKYHPDKNPNEGEKFKQISQAYEVLADSKKRELYDKGGEQAIKEGGAGGGFGSPMDIFDMFFGGGGRMQRERRGKNVVHQLSVTLEDLYNGATRKLALQKNVICDKCEGRGGKKGAVECCPNCRGTGMQIRIHQIGPGMVQQIQSVCMECQGHGERISPKDRCKSCNGRKIVREKKILEVHIDKGMKDGQKITFHGEGDQEPGLEPGDIIIVLDQKDHAVFTRRGEDLFMCMDIQLVEALCGFQKPISTLDNRTIVITSHPGQIVKHGDIKCVLNEGMPIYRRPYEKGRLIIEFKVNFPENGFLSPDKLSLLEKLLPERKEVEETDEMDQVELVDFDPNQERRRHYNGEAYEDDEHHPRGGVQCQTS; this comes from the exons ATGGTGAAAGAAACCACTTACTATGATGTTTTGGGGGTCAAACCCAATGCCACCCAGGAAGAACTGAAAAAGGCATACAGAAAATTGGCCTTGAAGTACCACCCTGATAAGAATCCAAATGAAGGCGAAAAG TTTAAACAGATTTCTCAAGCTTATGAAGTTCTTGCTGATTCCAAAAAAAGGGAATTATATGATAAAGGAGGCGAACAGGCTATTAAAGAGGGCGGAGCAGGTGGTGGTTTTGGCTCGCCCATGGATATCTTTGATATGTtctttggaggaggaggaaggatgcaaagagaaaggagag GTAAAAACGTTGTGCACCAGCTCTCAGTGACCTTGGAAGACTTGTATAATGGTGCAACAAGAAAACTGGCTCTTCAGAagaatgtgatttgtgacaaatGTGAAG GCCGAGGTGGTAAGAAAGGAGCAGTAGAGTGCTGTCCCAACTGTCGGGGGACTGGCATGCAAATAAGGATTCATCAGATAGGACCAGGAATGGTTCAGCAGATTCAGTCGGTGTGCATGGAGTGCCAGGGTCATGGAGAACGCATCAGTCCTAAAGACAGGTGTAAAAGCTGCAATGGAAGAAAGATCGTTCGAGAGAAGAAGATTTTAGAAGTTCATATTGATAAAG GTATGAAAGATGGTCAGAAGATAACATTCCATGGTGAAGGAGACCAAGAACCAGGACTGGAGCCAGGGGATATTATCATTGTGTTAGACCAGAAGGACCATGCTGTTTTTACACG ACGAGGAGAAGACCTTTTCATGTGTATGGACATACAGCTGGTTGAAGCCTTGTGCGGCTTCCAGAAGCCAATATCCACTCTTGACAACCGAACCATAGTCATCACCTCTCACCCAG GTCAGATTGTCAAGCATGGAGATATAAAATGTGTGCTAAACGAAGGTATGCCAATATACCGTCGGCCATATGAAAAAGGACGTCTGATCATTGAGTTTAAG gtgaaCTTTCCTGAAAACGGCTTTCTCTCTCCTGATAAACTCTCTTTGCTGGAAAAACTCCTTCCTGAAAGGAAGGAAGTAGAAGAGACTGATGAAATGGATCAGGTAGAACTGGTGGACTTTGATCCGAACCAGGAAAGACGGCGGCATTATAACGGAGAAGCATATGAGGACGATGAACATCACCCCAGAGGTGGCGTTCAGTGTCAGACCTCTTAA